The following proteins are encoded in a genomic region of Pseudoxanthomonas suwonensis 11-1:
- a CDS encoding LacI family DNA-binding transcriptional regulator: MQRQAITIRDVAREAGVSVATVSRALNGHANVAEPVRRLVHEVAQRLRYSPHGAARSLSSRSTQTIGVVLPDLHGEFFSELIRGIGAGARARRRHMLLSSYHGDREQQAAALRAMRGRVDGLLVMSPFADQPGFLEENLPPLPTVLVNTQQAEVAWPAFEIDNHAGAVAMTNHLLSLGHRRIAFIAGPAHNYDARERLRGFREAIAAHPGAQGSEYEGEFDEASGHRAGRRILAGDARPDAVFAANDMMALGCLYAFAQAGVRVPQDIALAGFDDIPLARFVHPSLTTMRVSIAQLGGRAVERLLDQIETGADANGPASASDADRQVMVPELVVRASCGGPEHPASGTEPRENTKA, encoded by the coding sequence ATGCAGCGCCAGGCGATCACGATCCGTGACGTCGCCCGCGAAGCCGGGGTCTCGGTGGCGACGGTCTCGCGTGCGCTCAACGGCCACGCCAATGTCGCCGAGCCGGTGCGCAGGCTGGTCCACGAGGTGGCGCAGCGCCTGCGCTACAGCCCGCACGGGGCGGCGCGCAGCCTCAGCAGCCGCAGTACCCAGACCATTGGCGTGGTCCTGCCGGACCTGCACGGCGAATTCTTCTCCGAACTGATCCGCGGCATCGGCGCCGGGGCGCGTGCGCGTCGCCGGCACATGCTGCTGTCCAGCTACCACGGCGACCGCGAACAGCAGGCCGCCGCGCTGCGCGCGATGCGCGGGCGGGTCGATGGCCTGCTGGTGATGTCGCCGTTCGCCGACCAGCCCGGCTTCCTGGAGGAGAACCTGCCGCCGCTGCCGACGGTACTGGTCAACACCCAGCAGGCCGAGGTGGCCTGGCCGGCGTTCGAGATCGACAACCATGCCGGTGCGGTGGCGATGACGAACCACCTGCTGTCGCTGGGTCATCGCCGCATCGCCTTCATAGCCGGACCGGCGCACAACTACGATGCGCGCGAACGCCTTCGCGGCTTCCGCGAGGCGATCGCCGCCCATCCCGGTGCGCAGGGCAGCGAGTACGAGGGCGAGTTCGACGAGGCCTCCGGCCATCGCGCCGGCCGCCGGATCCTTGCCGGCGACGCGCGTCCGGACGCGGTGTTCGCGGCCAACGACATGATGGCGCTGGGCTGCCTCTACGCATTCGCGCAGGCCGGCGTGCGGGTGCCGCAGGACATCGCGCTTGCAGGCTTCGACGACATTCCGCTGGCGCGTTTCGTTCACCCGTCCTTGACCACGATGCGAGTGAGTATCGCGCAACTCGGAGGACGTGCTGTCGAACGTCTGCTCGACCAGATCGAAACCGGCGCGGATGCGAACGGCCCTGCATCGGCAAGCGATGCGGACCGCCAGGTGATGGTGCCGGAACTGGTGGTGCGTGCGTCCTGCGGTGGCCCGGAACATCCCGCGTCCGGCACTGAACCGAGGGAGAACACGAAAGCCTGA
- a CDS encoding TonB-dependent receptor domain-containing protein, with amino-acid sequence MKRLATDRPARSALSIALAGCLLLGSGAAMAQSTGATIRGQVNADSAPAAGATITAVNTATGLRRTVQASPEGRYSLAGLPPGTYRVQVDANGQSASQELTVQVGQTATVDLGVGGLPESGPTGEATTMETVQVTAQAAVETRTSEVASYVSQKQIQALPQNTRNFLAFADTAPGVQFISDASGNTRIRSGAQSANAVNVFIDGVGQKNYVTTGGISGQDTSRGNPFPQSAIGEYKVITQNYKAEFDQLSSAAIVAATRSGSNEFEGGFFWDRTSTDWRARSRFEEREGATKAESKQEQYGISFGGPIIRDVAHFFIAYEAKEYESPRTFRLGRGFTPDQLPAGLREEYGTGTYTSPFKEDLYFGKVDWLIGENHYFELTAKYRDESETIQVQDQRLPPAATLNTNEETRVDLRYQLTAGDWLNDAHITYEDAFWSPRPENFIPGYFLSDGNWTDTIVRAGGSENYQDKGQKGWSFQNDLTFSGWAGHTLKMGVKFKKVDLQTLEQNKYNPVFYYDIHESLDVPVHVEFGAPVAGFGDGTASSGNRQFGVYIQDDWEVNDKLTVNLGVRWDYEQTPAYEAYVTPAEVVTALRASNAALPGSSVDVEDYISTGSNRKADKDNWAPRLGFSYDFFGDQRHVLFGGAGRSYDRNLFDYLQNERSKASWGQYVYDFNTPAHPCDTATAATCREWDPRYLDPEFLRASSVAGSREVFLNSNDLEVPYSDQFSLGIRNTWEVGGHDWSTELTASYVRSHDGIAFVLGNRRDDGSFFPSDPPGATDPPPWGIGFAPFSNLILAQNALETRTRSVYLKVEKPYTRSSPWGVTLAYTWTDSEQNSPLDGWPGGFNAETIADYGWFPGKVPENRVVLTGIWDGPWGTTFSGKGTWADATPRYYQNCNVSAWAYCYFDSYTPGEDFKQVDLALEKVWDTGGGISFRVRGDLLNVFNWSNYDGYEDWRGGAGEPQNPAWGTPTSIALPTRTFKLTFGVDW; translated from the coding sequence ATGAAACGCCTTGCAACCGATCGTCCCGCGCGCAGCGCACTGAGCATCGCGCTGGCCGGGTGCCTGCTGCTGGGAAGCGGCGCGGCCATGGCACAGAGCACCGGCGCCACCATCCGTGGCCAGGTCAATGCCGACTCGGCGCCCGCGGCAGGCGCCACCATCACCGCGGTCAACACCGCCACCGGCCTGCGCCGCACCGTGCAGGCCTCGCCCGAAGGACGCTACTCGCTGGCAGGCCTGCCGCCCGGCACCTACCGGGTGCAGGTGGACGCCAACGGCCAGAGCGCCTCGCAGGAACTGACCGTGCAGGTCGGCCAGACCGCGACCGTCGACCTCGGCGTGGGTGGCCTGCCGGAGAGCGGGCCGACGGGCGAGGCGACCACGATGGAGACCGTGCAGGTCACCGCCCAGGCGGCCGTGGAGACCCGTACCTCCGAGGTGGCCAGCTACGTCAGCCAGAAGCAGATCCAGGCGCTGCCGCAGAACACCCGCAACTTCCTGGCCTTCGCCGATACCGCACCGGGCGTGCAGTTCATTTCCGACGCCAGCGGCAATACCCGCATCCGTTCCGGCGCGCAGAGCGCCAACGCGGTCAACGTGTTCATCGACGGCGTCGGCCAGAAGAACTACGTGACCACCGGCGGCATCAGCGGCCAGGACACCAGCCGCGGCAACCCGTTCCCGCAGTCGGCGATCGGCGAGTACAAGGTCATCACCCAGAACTACAAGGCCGAGTTCGACCAGCTCAGCAGCGCCGCGATCGTGGCCGCCACCCGCTCGGGCAGCAACGAATTCGAGGGCGGCTTCTTCTGGGACCGCACCAGCACCGACTGGCGCGCGCGCAGCCGCTTCGAGGAGCGCGAGGGCGCGACCAAGGCCGAGAGCAAGCAGGAGCAGTACGGCATCAGCTTCGGCGGCCCGATCATCCGCGACGTGGCCCACTTCTTCATCGCCTACGAGGCCAAGGAGTACGAGAGCCCGCGCACCTTCCGGCTGGGCCGCGGCTTCACCCCGGACCAGCTGCCGGCGGGGCTGCGCGAGGAGTACGGCACCGGCACCTACACCTCGCCGTTCAAGGAGGACCTGTACTTCGGCAAGGTCGACTGGCTGATCGGCGAGAACCACTACTTCGAGCTGACCGCCAAGTACCGCGACGAGAGCGAGACCATCCAGGTGCAGGACCAGCGCCTGCCGCCGGCCGCGACCCTCAACACCAACGAGGAGACCCGCGTCGACCTGCGCTACCAGCTGACCGCGGGCGACTGGCTCAATGACGCGCACATCACCTACGAGGACGCGTTCTGGAGCCCGCGGCCGGAGAACTTCATCCCCGGCTACTTCCTCAGCGACGGCAACTGGACCGACACCATCGTCCGCGCCGGCGGCAGCGAGAACTACCAGGACAAGGGCCAGAAGGGCTGGTCGTTCCAGAACGACCTGACCTTCAGCGGCTGGGCCGGCCACACCCTGAAGATGGGCGTGAAGTTCAAGAAGGTCGACCTGCAGACCCTGGAGCAGAACAAGTACAACCCGGTCTTCTACTACGACATCCACGAGAGCCTGGACGTGCCGGTGCACGTGGAGTTCGGCGCGCCGGTGGCCGGCTTCGGCGACGGCACCGCGTCCTCCGGCAACCGGCAGTTCGGCGTCTACATCCAGGACGACTGGGAGGTCAACGACAAGCTGACCGTGAACCTGGGCGTGCGCTGGGACTACGAGCAGACCCCGGCCTACGAGGCCTACGTCACCCCGGCCGAGGTGGTGACCGCGCTGCGCGCCTCCAACGCCGCGCTGCCGGGTTCCAGCGTCGACGTCGAGGACTACATCAGCACCGGAAGCAACCGCAAGGCGGACAAGGACAACTGGGCGCCGCGCCTGGGCTTCTCCTACGACTTCTTCGGCGACCAGCGCCACGTGCTGTTCGGCGGCGCCGGCCGGTCCTACGACCGCAACCTGTTCGACTACCTGCAGAACGAGCGGTCCAAGGCCAGCTGGGGCCAGTACGTCTACGACTTCAACACCCCGGCCCATCCCTGCGACACCGCCACCGCGGCGACCTGCCGCGAGTGGGATCCGCGCTACCTGGATCCGGAGTTCCTGCGTGCGTCCTCGGTCGCCGGCTCGCGCGAGGTGTTCCTCAACAGCAACGACCTGGAAGTGCCGTATTCGGACCAGTTCAGCCTGGGCATCCGCAACACCTGGGAAGTGGGCGGGCATGACTGGAGCACGGAGCTGACCGCCTCGTACGTGCGCAGCCACGACGGCATCGCCTTCGTGCTCGGCAACCGCCGCGACGACGGCAGCTTCTTCCCGTCCGATCCGCCGGGTGCGACCGATCCGCCGCCGTGGGGTATTGGCTTCGCGCCGTTCTCCAACCTGATCCTGGCCCAGAACGCGCTGGAGACCCGCACCCGCTCGGTCTACCTGAAGGTGGAGAAGCCCTATACCCGGTCCTCGCCCTGGGGCGTGACCCTGGCCTACACCTGGACCGACTCGGAGCAGAACAGCCCGCTGGACGGCTGGCCCGGCGGCTTCAATGCCGAAACCATCGCCGACTATGGCTGGTTCCCGGGCAAGGTCCCGGAGAACAGGGTGGTGCTGACCGGCATCTGGGACGGGCCCTGGGGCACGACCTTCTCGGGCAAGGGCACCTGGGCCGACGCGACCCCGCGCTACTACCAGAACTGCAACGTCTCGGCCTGGGCGTACTGCTATTTCGACAGCTACACGCCGGGCGAGGACTTCAAGCAGGTGGACCTGGCGCTGGAGAAGGTCTGGGATACCGGCGGCGGCATCAGCTTCCGCGTGCGCGGCGACCTGCTCAACGTCTTCAACTGGTCCAACTACGATGGCTACGAGGACTGGCGCGGCGGGGCGGGCGAGCCGCAGAATCCCGCATGGGGCACGCCGACGTCGATCGCCCTGCCGACGCGTACGTTCAAGCTGACGTTCGGCGTGGACTGGTGA
- a CDS encoding glucoamylase family protein: MKRWHWHRCIIALAGALFLLAGCSREAPQVDAELPPPPKPDVILIEPVLPERPPRPELPPLFRDIERRTFQFFWDTTNEQNGLTPDRYPSRPFASVASIGYALTAYPIGIENGWVSRTQAVDRTLTTLRFLRDIPQGPQATGKGAYKGFYYHFLDMQQGHRYDSWVELSSVDTALLMMGVLFAQAYYDGEDEREQEIRKLADQLYRRVDWKWLQVRKPLVSMGWFPESGFIQHDWMGYNEAMLLYILALGSPTHAVEPEAWTVWTRTYNNDWGVYYGQEYLSFGPLFGHQYSHVWIDFRDIQDQYMRERGIDYFLNSRRAALAQREYAIANPMKWKDYGENVWGLTAGDGPQNTRQIYRGEEREFRHYSSRGAGLRENFDDGTIVPTAAISSIVFAPEVVIPATEEMHRRYGDYLYSSYGFLDSFNPSFNYDIPLKTGRIVPGKGWVASDYIGIDQGPILAMIANYRNEFVWSVMKKSPYIRTGLERAGFMGGWLSPEEEEDERMHVDARAADARALGMAESRAAAAEAQLKAQQRKDEPSAANRAQPPRQ, translated from the coding sequence TTGAAACGGTGGCACTGGCATCGCTGCATCATCGCCCTGGCGGGCGCGCTGTTCCTCCTGGCCGGCTGCAGCCGGGAGGCGCCGCAGGTCGACGCCGAACTGCCGCCACCGCCCAAGCCCGACGTGATCCTGATCGAGCCCGTGCTGCCCGAGCGACCGCCGCGTCCGGAACTGCCGCCGCTGTTCCGCGACATCGAGCGCCGCACCTTCCAGTTCTTCTGGGACACCACCAACGAGCAGAACGGGCTGACCCCGGACCGCTATCCTTCGCGCCCGTTCGCCAGCGTGGCCTCGATCGGCTATGCCCTGACCGCGTACCCGATCGGCATCGAGAACGGCTGGGTCAGCCGCACCCAGGCGGTGGACCGCACCCTGACCACGCTGCGCTTCCTGCGTGACATCCCCCAGGGCCCGCAGGCCACCGGCAAGGGCGCGTACAAGGGCTTCTACTACCACTTCCTGGACATGCAGCAGGGCCACCGCTACGACAGCTGGGTCGAGCTGTCGAGCGTGGACACCGCGCTGCTGATGATGGGCGTGCTGTTCGCCCAGGCCTATTACGACGGCGAGGACGAGCGCGAGCAGGAGATCCGCAAGCTGGCCGACCAGCTGTACCGCCGGGTCGACTGGAAGTGGCTGCAGGTGCGCAAGCCGCTGGTGTCGATGGGCTGGTTCCCGGAGAGCGGCTTCATCCAGCACGACTGGATGGGCTACAACGAGGCGATGCTGCTGTACATCCTGGCCCTGGGCTCGCCCACCCACGCGGTGGAGCCGGAGGCCTGGACGGTCTGGACCCGCACCTACAACAACGACTGGGGCGTGTACTACGGCCAGGAGTACCTGAGCTTCGGCCCCCTGTTCGGACACCAGTACAGCCATGTCTGGATCGACTTCCGCGACATCCAGGACCAGTACATGCGCGAACGCGGGATCGACTACTTCCTCAACAGCCGCCGCGCCGCGCTGGCCCAGCGCGAGTACGCCATCGCCAACCCGATGAAGTGGAAGGACTACGGCGAGAACGTCTGGGGCCTGACCGCCGGCGACGGCCCGCAGAACACCCGCCAGATCTACCGCGGGGAGGAGCGCGAGTTCCGCCACTATTCCTCGCGCGGTGCCGGCCTGCGCGAGAACTTCGACGACGGCACCATCGTCCCGACCGCGGCGATCTCCTCGATCGTGTTCGCGCCGGAGGTGGTGATCCCGGCCACCGAGGAGATGCACCGCCGCTACGGCGACTACCTGTATTCCAGCTACGGCTTCCTGGACTCGTTCAACCCCAGCTTCAACTACGACATCCCGCTCAAGACCGGGCGCATCGTCCCCGGCAAGGGCTGGGTGGCCAGCGACTACATCGGCATCGACCAGGGCCCCATCCTTGCGATGATCGCCAACTACCGCAACGAGTTCGTGTGGTCGGTGATGAAGAAGAGCCCCTACATCCGCACCGGCCTGGAGCGGGCCGGCTTCATGGGCGGCTGGCTGTCGCCGGAGGAGGAGGAAGACGAGCGCATGCACGTCGATGCCCGCGCCGCCGATGCACGCGCGCTGGGCATGGCCGAGTCCCGTGCCGCCGCCGCGGAGGCGCAGCTGAAGGCCCAGCAGCGCAAGGACGAGCCGTCCGCGGCCAACCGCGCGCAGCCGCCGAGGCAGTGA
- a CDS encoding sugar ABC transporter substrate-binding protein: MAGLRLLRACLLPTLLLASLAGCGGDPAQEPVRFWAMGREAEVVAELVPEFERETGIRVEIQQIPWTAAHEKLLTAFAAEGLPDVCQLGNTWIPEFAQLGALQPLQARVDASATVDQDDYFPGIWDTAVVDGELVGVPWYVDTRLLYYRKDLLREAGIDTPPRDWAEWERAMAAVVASKPGRHAILMPLNEFEQQLSFALQQDDPLLRDGDTRGNFESPGFRRALAFYANIFEQGWAPKVSETQISNVWDEFFRGSYVFYLSGPWNIREFRRRQPPELEGQWGTMPLPGPDGPGAGIAGGTSLVLFRGSPRSDQAWQLVEFLSRPDIQQRFHAMIGDLPPRRSAWEHPELAGDPLSAAFRDQLERVKPAPKVLEWERIVQEMRLVTERVVRGGLAQDAAVRELDQRVDRILAKRRWIHERDAATEGAGP, encoded by the coding sequence ATGGCCGGCCTGCGCCTGCTGCGCGCCTGCCTGCTGCCGACGCTGCTGCTGGCGTCATTGGCCGGTTGCGGCGGCGATCCGGCGCAGGAGCCGGTGCGCTTCTGGGCCATGGGCCGCGAGGCCGAGGTGGTGGCCGAGCTGGTCCCTGAGTTCGAGCGCGAGACCGGGATCCGGGTCGAGATCCAGCAGATCCCGTGGACCGCCGCGCACGAGAAGCTGCTGACCGCGTTCGCCGCCGAGGGCCTGCCGGACGTGTGCCAGCTGGGCAACACCTGGATCCCGGAGTTCGCCCAGCTGGGCGCGCTGCAACCGCTGCAGGCACGGGTCGATGCTTCGGCCACGGTCGACCAGGACGACTACTTCCCCGGCATCTGGGACACCGCGGTGGTCGACGGCGAACTGGTCGGCGTACCCTGGTATGTGGATACCCGCCTGTTGTACTACCGCAAGGACCTGCTGCGCGAGGCCGGGATCGATACGCCGCCACGCGACTGGGCCGAGTGGGAGCGGGCGATGGCGGCGGTGGTCGCCAGCAAGCCCGGGCGCCACGCCATCCTGATGCCCCTCAACGAGTTCGAGCAGCAGCTGTCCTTCGCCCTGCAGCAGGACGATCCGCTGCTGCGCGACGGCGATACCCGCGGCAACTTCGAAAGCCCCGGCTTCCGGCGCGCGCTGGCGTTCTACGCCAACATCTTCGAACAGGGCTGGGCGCCGAAGGTCTCCGAGACCCAGATCTCCAACGTGTGGGACGAGTTCTTCCGCGGCTCGTACGTGTTCTACCTGTCCGGCCCCTGGAACATCCGCGAGTTCCGCCGCCGCCAGCCGCCGGAGCTGGAAGGGCAGTGGGGCACGATGCCGCTGCCCGGGCCCGACGGGCCCGGTGCCGGCATCGCCGGTGGCACCAGCCTGGTCCTGTTCCGCGGCTCGCCGCGTTCGGACCAGGCTTGGCAGCTGGTGGAGTTCCTGTCGCGTCCGGACATCCAGCAGCGCTTCCACGCGATGATCGGCGACCTGCCGCCGCGGCGCAGTGCCTGGGAGCACCCGGAACTGGCCGGCGATCCGCTTTCGGCCGCATTCCGCGACCAGCTGGAGCGGGTGAAGCCAGCGCCCAAGGTGCTGGAGTGGGAGCGGATCGTGCAGGAGATGCGCCTGGTCACCGAGCGGGTGGTGCGCGGCGGCCTGGCCCAGGACGCCGCCGTGCGCGAACTCGACCAGCGGGTGGACCGTATCCTCGCCAAGCGCCGCTGGATCCATGAGCGCGACGCCGCAACCGAAGGAGCAGGGCCATGA
- a CDS encoding carbohydrate ABC transporter permease has product MSARLAGWMFVAPALIVLGVFFALPVLSALALSLTDFDLYALADAGNLRFVGLQNYWELLQTPMFWKALWNTTYFVVVGVPLSVAVSLGAALLLNAPVARFRALFRTALFAPVVTTLVAVAVIWRYLFHTSYGLVNWALGHVGISPVDWLGDPRWAMPTIILFAVWKNFGYNMVIFLAGLQAIPRDLYEAARIDGASRWQQFRHITLPQLGPVLLVVGVITVSGYFQLFAEPYVMTRGDPLQSTVSVLYFMFEEGFKWWNLGRASAVAFLLFVVILAVTTLMLRLGRRRGMV; this is encoded by the coding sequence ATGAGCGCACGGCTGGCCGGCTGGATGTTCGTCGCCCCGGCGCTGATCGTGCTGGGTGTGTTCTTCGCCCTGCCGGTGCTCTCGGCGCTGGCGCTGAGCCTGACCGATTTCGATCTTTACGCGCTGGCCGATGCCGGCAACCTGCGCTTCGTCGGGTTGCAGAACTATTGGGAACTGTTGCAGACGCCGATGTTCTGGAAGGCGCTGTGGAACACCACCTACTTCGTGGTGGTGGGCGTGCCGCTGTCGGTAGCGGTCTCGCTGGGCGCGGCGCTGCTGCTCAATGCGCCGGTCGCGCGATTCCGCGCGCTGTTCCGCACCGCACTGTTCGCGCCGGTGGTGACCACCCTGGTCGCGGTGGCGGTGATCTGGCGCTACCTGTTCCACACCAGCTACGGCCTGGTGAACTGGGCGTTGGGCCATGTCGGCATCAGCCCGGTGGACTGGCTGGGCGATCCACGCTGGGCGATGCCGACCATCATCCTGTTCGCGGTGTGGAAGAACTTCGGCTACAACATGGTGATCTTCCTCGCCGGCCTGCAGGCCATCCCGCGCGACCTGTACGAGGCCGCGCGCATAGACGGCGCCTCGCGCTGGCAGCAGTTCCGCCACATCACCCTCCCGCAGCTGGGGCCGGTGCTGCTGGTGGTGGGCGTGATCACCGTGTCCGGCTATTTCCAGCTGTTCGCCGAGCCCTATGTGATGACCCGCGGCGATCCGCTGCAGAGCACGGTCAGCGTGCTGTATTTCATGTTCGAGGAAGGCTTCAAGTGGTGGAACCTCGGCCGTGCCTCGGCCGTGGCCTTCCTGCTGTTCGTGGTCATCCTGGCGGTGACCACGCTGATGCTGCGCCTGGGCCGGCGGCGGGGGATGGTATGA
- a CDS encoding carbohydrate ABC transporter permease — MGREVGQSRLHALLVNGALLLLAMVSLAPLLWMVSVSFMPTGEAASFPPPLLPSAVTADNYHALFSRTGMGRNFVNSLLVAGAITLGSLLVNTLAGYAFAKLRFRGRERMFQLLLAALVVPAQVAMLPLFLLMKQLGLVNTYGGVVIPALASVFGIFLVRQYARSIPDELLEAARIDGAGEWRIFFSIVLPMLKPVLVTLAIFSFMAAWNDFMWPLIVLTDQEHYTLPVALATLSREHIMDVEMMMAGAVVTVIPVLLLFLLLQRYYIQGLLLGSVKG, encoded by the coding sequence ATCGGTCGCGAGGTCGGGCAATCGCGCCTGCATGCGCTGCTGGTCAACGGCGCGCTGCTGCTGCTGGCGATGGTCAGCCTGGCGCCGCTGCTGTGGATGGTGTCGGTATCGTTCATGCCTACCGGCGAGGCGGCGAGCTTCCCTCCGCCGCTGCTGCCCTCGGCGGTGACGGCCGACAACTACCATGCGCTGTTCAGCCGCACCGGCATGGGCCGCAACTTCGTCAACAGCCTGCTGGTGGCCGGCGCGATCACGCTCGGCTCGCTGCTGGTCAACACCCTGGCCGGTTATGCCTTCGCCAAGCTGCGCTTCCGCGGCCGCGAGCGGATGTTCCAGCTGCTGCTGGCCGCGCTCGTGGTGCCGGCGCAGGTGGCGATGCTGCCGCTGTTCCTGCTGATGAAGCAACTGGGGCTGGTCAATACCTATGGCGGCGTGGTGATCCCGGCGCTGGCCAGCGTGTTCGGCATCTTCCTGGTCCGCCAGTACGCGCGCTCGATCCCGGACGAGCTGCTGGAGGCGGCACGCATCGACGGGGCAGGGGAGTGGCGGATCTTCTTCTCCATCGTCCTGCCCATGCTCAAGCCGGTGCTGGTGACGCTGGCGATCTTCTCCTTCATGGCCGCGTGGAACGACTTCATGTGGCCGCTGATCGTGCTTACCGACCAGGAGCACTACACCCTGCCGGTGGCCCTGGCCACTCTGTCGCGCGAGCACATCATGGACGTGGAGATGATGATGGCCGGCGCGGTGGTCACCGTGATCCCGGTGCTGCTGCTGTTCCTGCTGCTGCAGCGCTACTACATCCAGGGCCTGCTGCTGGGCAGCGTCAAGGGATAG